In Saccharomyces paradoxus chromosome XVI, complete sequence, the genomic stretch GTGTGAACGGGAAGAATGCTCGTTTGATGCTGTGCTAGCAGTGGACCTTAATTTATTTGCCCTTTTCAGTATCATGTCAACCATTTCTTCCGATTCAAGCTTGCAACTCGTAACATTCGTTATCATGGTAGTTTTAGTTTCCTGATCGTGGCGTATTTCATGCTTTAAGCCAGTGTTTGTgtcttctttattattactgTCATTTCTCAATAGGTCTATAATATTCTCATTATAGATCTCAATGAACTCGCAGTCAACTTTATAATCCCACCCTTTCGTTTTTAACTTATTGATCCAGTTGAATATATGAGATATTGTGGATGGAATGATGCCGTCTCTTGGATTTAGCATAGTGAAAGTTTTCCCAGATCCTGTTTGCCCATATGCAAAGATACAAACATTATATCCATCTAAAGAACTCTGTACTAATTGGCCAACTTCTTTAAAAACATCTGCATTCGTGTCCTGTTgatcaaatattttatcGAATTTGAATTCATGCACTTGCGCTGTATTTTGTATTTTCGTGACTTCCATAGATTGAATACCACGgttgtcatcaaattcattaaCATTAATAAGGCTAGTATCAGAGTCTTCCAAAGTTTCTAGAGCCGGACGAATCCTACAATAAACTCGTATATTTCCTCTTAATTCTTGTAATTCATTATGCAGTGTACGTCTAACCGTTTCCTCTTTAATTAGAATCTCGTTCAACTCCTTCATACCTAGTTCGGTGTCTTTTATGTATTCCTCCAACTCTTTGATCCTCTCCAAAGTTTTTAGGTTAgtcttctcttttgaagCCACCTCATCTTTAAGCTTTGTAGTTTCttcctccttttctttaacttttACTTTAATAGCTTCATACGCATTACGCTTCTCTGTTAAgagcttctttttttctgtcaATTTGGGTTTCAACACATTTTCGATCTCCTTTTTCATGTTTTCGATGTCCTGAATATGTTTATTATTCAGCTCCATATTGTTTTTCCATTGGGTTTGGTACTCTGTAAGccattcttctttttcaagcCTTTGCTTTTGTTCAACATCACTCAACATTTCCTGTAAAGTAGAAGGATTCATAGTGATTTTGTTTCTTACCTCTTCTATTTTATCTAAAAGCGACGctctttcattttcaaattgtttaATCTTcataaatttcaatttctcaatttttgttttgtattcattttccatttgTTTCAGGTCTTTTTTATTCGATGCTGCTAGCTGTTTTAAATGTATTTCGTGGCCTTCATTCATAAACTGCTTCTTTGacaaaaattcttctttaatggAGATGAGTTCattgttcttcaaattcagTTGCTGTtcaatttttatcttttcttcacGAAGGGTTTCAAACTTGAGATTAACGGCGTtgattttctcttttgtttctgttAGTTCGTCTTTCAGTAAATCTAGCgttgcctttttttcaaataagaTTGCTTGTGTTCTATTGAGTTCATTGACATTTTCCTTATAAAAGGAAGTCACACCAGAATTGCTTTTCTGATTTCCGTAAACCAAATTTGCCGAGCCTTTATAATTTCTCAAGAGTTCACGATTGGGTGAAATGGATATGCGACTCTGACTAGCCAATGAGTGTCTGTGGACATCCGTCTGTTGCGGTTTCAGAAGAGTGTGTTTAGGTGGTGGAGTTGTCGTATTCCTTCTCTTGTAGCCCTTCAGAGCCATAACATCATTTTTCGGCGACGGTGTAGAGGGATGTTGCGTAGGTCTATTTTTTGTAGGAGTACGAGGAAGAGATTCCATAGCTTAGTAGTTGCTGGAACTTCTCTTAGttcttttatttcaaaatctaccttttttttgaacaaggACTATGGATAGTTAATATGGTatattaaaataaaataattgaGACacaaagaacaaaaaaatggataGGTTTAATCCCTATATAGTTGTTCGATAGTCTCTTTGGTTAGCTGTAACACTCGTCATTACATTCCGATTCGAGGTGCATCAAATGGTAAACAATGTTtgttttggttttgtttGAGATTCATTTTGGTGTATCTCCGTTACCCTCTGaatggaaaattttgaaagaaaaaaaatctaagAATCGATGCCCAAAAAACATAATGAGATGTAATAAACAGATGCTA encodes the following:
- the KAR3 gene encoding Kar3p (Minus-end-directed microtubule motor~similar to YPR141C); the protein is MESLPRTPTKNRPTQHPSTPSPKNDVMALKGYKRRNTTTPPPKHTLLKPQQTDVHRHSLASQSRISISPNRELLRNYKGSANLVYGNQKSNSGVTSFYKENVNELNRTQAILFEKKATLDLLKDELTETKEKINAVNLKFETLREEKIKIEQQLNLKNNELISIKEEFLSKKQFMNEGHEIHLKQLAASNKKDLKQMENEYKTKIEKLKFMKIKQFENERASLLDKIEEVRNKITMNPSTLQEMLSDVEQKQRLEKEEWLTEYQTQWKNNMELNNKHIQDIENMKKEIENVLKPKLTEKKKLLTEKRNAYEAIKVKVKEKEEETTKLKDEVASKEKTNLKTLERIKELEEYIKDTELGMKELNEILIKEETVRRTLHNELQELRGNIRVYCRIRPALETLEDSDTSLINVNEFDDNRGIQSMEVTKIQNTAQVHEFKFDKIFDQQDTNADVFKEVGQLVQSSLDGYNVCIFAYGQTGSGKTFTMLNPRDGIIPSTISHIFNWINKLKTKGWDYKVDCEFIEIYNENIIDLLRNDSNNKEDTNTGLKHEIRHDQETKTTMITNVTSCKLESEEMVDMILKRANKLRSTASTASNEHSSRSHSIFIIHLSGSNTKTGAQSYGTLNLVDLAGSERINISQVVGDRLRETQNINKSLSCLGDVIHALGQPDSTKRHIPFRNSKLTYLLQYSLTGDSKTLMFVNISPSSSHINETLNSLRFASKVNSTRMVCRK